One region of Bacillus marinisedimentorum genomic DNA includes:
- a CDS encoding helix-turn-helix domain-containing protein: MNIKDEYLLKRRKKKITMQELAGFIGCSQSLISRYETGDCSMSDKKIERYRFYIDSKK, encoded by the coding sequence ATGAATATCAAGGATGAATACCTGCTTAAACGCCGGAAAAAGAAAATCACAATGCAGGAACTTGCTGGTTTTATTGGTTGCTCACAGTCATTAATCAGCCGTTACGAAACAGGCGATTGCTCAATGTCAGATAAAAAAATAGAGAGATACCGTTTTTATATTGATTCAAAAAAATAA